One Halofilum ochraceum DNA segment encodes these proteins:
- the uvrA gene encoding excinuclease ABC subunit UvrA: MASISVRGARTHNLKGIDVDLPRDRLIVVTGLSGSGKSSLAFDTVFAEGQRRYVESLSAYARQFLSVMEKPDVDSIEGLSPAISIEQKATSHNPRSTVGTITEIYDYLRLLYARAGTPQCPEHGTVLEAQTVSQMTDQILALPEGSKLMLLAPVVDNRKGEHTALLAKFRTQGFIRARIDGEIHELDATPKLDPRRKHTVEIVVDRLRVREDQRLRVAESVETALNLADGIMRLAWMDDPDAAEITFSSKFACPECGYAVAEMEPRLFSFNNPAGACPTCDGLGTHQFFDPDRIVAHPHLSLAGGAIRGWDRRNAYYYQMVQSLAKYADFDPETPFEELPQEVRDLLLYGSGDREIEFQYVNERGHTVSRRRPFEGIVHNMERRHQETDSMAVREELAKYISQQVCPACQGSRLNEHARYVFVDDTPLPAVVRMPIGPAAAWFGQLSLPGHRGEIAAKIVKEIRQRLEFLVNVGLEYLTLERSAETLSGGEAQRIRLASQIGAGLVGVMYVLDEPSIGLHQRDNHRLLQTLSNLRDMGNTVIVVEHDEEAIRTADHVVDIGPGAGVHGGHVVAEGTPAEVERNPASLTGQYLSGHRRIEIPAERHARDERALVLHAASGNNLKDVTAQIPCGLFTCVTGVSGSGKSTLINNTLYPHMAHHLYGSTREMAPLESIDGLEYFDKVVDIDQSPIGRTPRSNPATYTGLFTPIRELFAGTHEARSRGYKSGRFSFNVKGGRCEACQGDGVIKVEMHFLADMYVTCEVCKGARYNRETLDIQYKDKSIADVLAMTVEEAWEFFAPVPVLKRKLDTLMDVGLSYITLGQNATTLSGGEAQRVKLARELSKRDTGRTLYILDEPTTGLHFHDVDQLLKVLHRLRDHGNTIVVIEHDLDVIKTADWVVDLGPEGGEKGGEIVATGTPEEVATVEASHTGRYLREILGDRVKAAQRGEKRG, encoded by the coding sequence ATGGCCAGTATCAGCGTCCGCGGTGCCCGCACCCACAATCTCAAGGGCATCGATGTCGACCTGCCCCGCGATCGGCTGATCGTCGTCACCGGGCTGTCGGGCTCGGGCAAGTCCTCGCTCGCGTTCGACACGGTGTTCGCCGAGGGGCAACGGCGCTATGTCGAGTCGCTGTCGGCCTATGCGCGGCAGTTCCTGTCGGTCATGGAGAAGCCTGACGTCGACAGCATCGAGGGCCTGTCGCCGGCGATCTCGATCGAACAGAAGGCGACTTCGCATAATCCGCGCTCGACGGTCGGCACGATCACCGAGATCTACGACTACCTGCGCCTGCTCTACGCCCGCGCCGGCACCCCCCAGTGCCCGGAGCATGGGACCGTGCTCGAGGCGCAGACGGTCAGCCAGATGACGGACCAGATCCTGGCGCTGCCGGAGGGCAGCAAGCTGATGCTGCTGGCGCCGGTGGTGGACAACCGCAAGGGTGAGCATACGGCCCTGCTGGCCAAATTCCGCACGCAGGGATTCATCCGCGCGCGGATCGACGGCGAGATCCACGAGCTCGATGCGACGCCGAAACTGGATCCGCGGCGCAAGCATACGGTCGAGATCGTCGTCGATCGTCTGCGGGTGCGCGAGGATCAGCGCCTGCGCGTGGCCGAGTCGGTGGAGACCGCGCTCAACCTCGCCGACGGGATCATGCGCCTGGCCTGGATGGATGACCCGGACGCGGCCGAGATCACCTTCTCGTCGAAGTTCGCCTGCCCGGAGTGCGGCTACGCGGTCGCGGAGATGGAACCGCGGCTGTTCTCGTTCAACAATCCGGCGGGCGCCTGTCCGACCTGCGACGGGCTCGGCACGCACCAGTTCTTCGATCCGGACCGGATCGTCGCGCACCCGCACCTGAGCCTGGCGGGCGGTGCCATCCGCGGCTGGGACCGGCGCAACGCGTATTACTACCAGATGGTGCAGTCGCTGGCGAAGTACGCGGACTTCGATCCGGAGACGCCGTTCGAGGAACTGCCGCAGGAGGTCCGCGATCTGCTGCTCTACGGCAGCGGCGACCGCGAGATCGAGTTCCAGTACGTCAACGAGCGCGGTCACACGGTCAGCCGGCGGCGCCCGTTCGAGGGTATCGTCCACAATATGGAGCGGCGCCATCAGGAGACCGATTCGATGGCGGTGCGCGAGGAGCTGGCCAAATACATCAGCCAGCAGGTCTGCCCCGCATGCCAGGGATCGCGGCTGAACGAGCATGCGCGTTACGTGTTCGTTGACGATACGCCGCTGCCCGCGGTCGTGCGCATGCCGATCGGGCCCGCCGCGGCCTGGTTCGGTCAGTTGTCGCTGCCGGGTCACCGTGGTGAGATCGCGGCGAAGATCGTCAAGGAGATCCGCCAGCGGCTCGAGTTCCTGGTCAACGTCGGCCTCGAGTACCTGACTCTGGAGCGCAGCGCCGAGACCCTGTCCGGCGGCGAGGCCCAGCGCATCCGCCTCGCGAGCCAGATCGGCGCCGGGCTGGTGGGGGTGATGTACGTGCTCGACGAGCCCTCGATCGGCCTGCACCAGCGCGACAACCATCGCCTGCTGCAGACGCTTTCGAACCTGCGCGACATGGGCAACACGGTCATCGTGGTCGAGCATGACGAGGAGGCGATCCGCACGGCCGATCACGTGGTCGACATCGGCCCGGGCGCCGGCGTGCACGGCGGTCACGTGGTGGCCGAGGGGACCCCGGCCGAGGTCGAGCGCAACCCCGCCTCGCTCACCGGGCAGTACCTGTCCGGGCACCGGCGCATCGAGATCCCGGCGGAGCGCCATGCCCGCGACGAGCGCGCCCTGGTTCTGCACGCGGCCAGCGGCAACAACCTGAAGGACGTGACCGCGCAGATCCCCTGCGGCCTGTTCACCTGCGTGACCGGGGTCTCGGGCTCGGGCAAGTCGACGCTCATCAACAACACGCTCTATCCGCACATGGCCCATCATCTGTATGGATCCACGCGGGAAATGGCTCCGCTGGAATCCATCGATGGACTGGAGTACTTCGACAAGGTTGTCGATATCGATCAGAGCCCGATCGGGCGCACGCCGCGCTCGAACCCGGCCACCTACACGGGGCTGTTCACGCCCATCCGTGAGCTGTTCGCGGGCACGCACGAGGCGCGCTCACGCGGTTACAAATCCGGGCGCTTCAGCTTCAACGTGAAGGGCGGGCGCTGCGAGGCGTGCCAGGGCGATGGCGTGATCAAGGTGGAGATGCACTTCCTGGCGGACATGTACGTGACCTGCGAGGTGTGCAAAGGCGCGCGCTATAACCGCGAGACGCTCGATATCCAGTACAAGGACAAGAGCATCGCGGATGTGCTGGCGATGACGGTCGAAGAGGCGTGGGAGTTTTTTGCACCGGTCCCGGTGCTCAAGCGCAAGCTCGATACGCTGATGGATGTCGGCCTGTCCTACATCACGCTCGGCCAGAACGCGACCACACTCTCCGGCGGCGAGGCCCAGCGGGTGAAGCTGGCGCGCGAGTTGTCGAAGCGCGATACCGGGCGGACGCTGTATATCCTCGACGAGCCGACCACGGGCCTGCATTTCCATGACGTGGATCAGTTGCTGAAGGTGCTGCACCGCCTGCGCGACCACGGCAATACGATCGTCGTGATCGAGCACGATCTCGATGTGATCAAGACCGCGGATTGGGTTGTCGATCTCGGCCCCGAAGGGGGCGAGAAAGGCGGCGAGATCGTGGCGACGGGCACGCCCGAGGAGGTCGCGACGGTCGAGGCCTCGCATACCGGGCGCTACCTGCGTGAGATCCTGGGCGATCGGGTCAAGGCCGCGCAGCGGGGTGAGAAGCGGGGGTAA
- a CDS encoding four helix bundle protein, whose protein sequence is MRFEDLDVWKRAARLSAGLYRALEGSREYGFKDQITRSALSVASNIAEGYERDTDRDRVKFLHYAKGSCGELRSQLYIGMEAGYVPSEQGRAWIKETRELSAMLRGLIKAWKST, encoded by the coding sequence ATGCGCTTCGAAGACCTGGATGTATGGAAGCGGGCCGCTCGCCTCAGTGCGGGCTTGTACCGGGCGCTCGAAGGTTCCCGCGAATACGGATTCAAGGATCAGATAACCCGGTCCGCGCTCTCTGTTGCCAGCAATATTGCCGAGGGCTACGAGCGTGACACAGACCGAGACCGCGTAAAGTTCCTTCACTACGCCAAGGGTTCTTGCGGAGAGCTGCGCAGCCAACTCTATATCGGGATGGAAGCTGGATATGTGCCGTCCGAACAGGGCCGGGCTTGGATCAAAGAAACCCGCGAACTGTCAGCAATGCTGCGCGGCCTCATCAAAGCCTGGAAAAGCACATAA
- the ssb gene encoding single-stranded DNA-binding protein, which translates to MARGVNKCIFIGNLGADPETRYTPSGVAVTNIRIAVSETWKDRQSGEQQERTEWVRVVGFNRLAEIMGEYLQKGSQVYVEGRMQTRKWQDDQGNDRFSTEIVANDMQMLGGRGGGAGGGGGAPGGGGSAQRGGGGQQGGGQQGGGQPPADDFDDDIPF; encoded by the coding sequence ATGGCCAGAGGCGTCAATAAATGCATCTTCATCGGCAACCTCGGTGCCGATCCGGAGACCCGCTATACCCCGAGCGGTGTGGCGGTCACGAACATCCGCATCGCGGTGTCGGAGACCTGGAAGGATCGGCAATCCGGCGAGCAGCAGGAGCGCACGGAATGGGTGCGCGTCGTCGGCTTCAACCGCCTCGCCGAGATCATGGGCGAGTACCTGCAGAAGGGCTCTCAGGTCTATGTCGAAGGCCGCATGCAGACCCGCAAGTGGCAGGATGACCAGGGCAACGACCGATTCAGCACGGAAATCGTCGCCAACGACATGCAGATGCTCGGCGGCCGCGGTGGCGGCGCCGGTGGTGGCGGCGGCGCGCCCGGTGGTGGCGGTTCCGCTCAGCGCGGTGGCGGCGGCCAGCAGGGTGGTGGTCAGCAGGGCGGCGGTCAGCCCCCGGCGGACGATTTCGACGACGACATCCCGTTCTGA
- a CDS encoding bifunctional sulfate adenylyltransferase/adenylylsulfate kinase — protein MTRLVEPHGGSLKVGYLASDAAAELAAQAGDFPEWSLTHRQLCDLELLLNGGFSPLEGFLTQADYESVRDDMRLADGTLWPMPITLDVSEEFATKVEGASADKPITVALRDAEHVLIGVIDVTDVYRPDKSLEAKHVFGADDSAHPGVHYLHNRAGSVYLGGRVRGIEAPTHYDFKHLRNSPTQLREFFEKVGWTRIVAFQTRNPMHRAHQELTFRAAQEAEANLLIHPVVGMTKPGDIDHFTRVRCYELILKRYPEQTTSLSLLPLAMRMGGPREAVWHAIIRKNYGCTHFIVGRDHAGPGKNSAGEDFYGPYDAQDLMERYRDELGIGMVPFKEMAFVEERGQYAPASEIDASETVLKLSGTEVRRRLEEGIDIPDWFSYPEVVQELRRSRPPKNRQGFTVLFTGLSGSGKSTIAHALLSKLMELGGRPVTLLDGDVVRKHLSSELGFSKEHRELNIQRIGFVASEITKNGGIALCAPIAPYTATRRIVREMIEAEGGFVEVHVATPLEVCEERDRKGLYARARRGEIKNFTGISDPYEEPQNPEIRLDTQDVSPDQAAHDIVLKLEKMGYIK, from the coding sequence ATGACACGACTCGTCGAGCCGCACGGCGGCAGCCTCAAAGTAGGCTATCTCGCATCGGACGCCGCCGCCGAACTGGCCGCGCAGGCCGGTGACTTCCCCGAATGGAGCCTGACGCACCGCCAGCTCTGTGACCTCGAACTGCTCCTCAACGGTGGCTTCTCGCCGCTCGAGGGCTTTCTCACGCAGGCCGACTACGAGTCCGTGCGCGACGACATGCGCCTCGCCGACGGCACCCTCTGGCCGATGCCGATCACGCTGGACGTCTCCGAGGAATTCGCGACCAAGGTCGAGGGCGCGAGCGCCGACAAACCCATCACCGTCGCGCTGCGCGATGCCGAACACGTCCTGATCGGCGTGATCGACGTCACCGACGTCTACCGCCCCGACAAGTCGCTCGAAGCGAAACACGTCTTCGGCGCCGACGACAGCGCGCACCCGGGCGTGCACTACCTCCACAACCGCGCCGGCTCGGTCTACCTCGGTGGGCGCGTGCGCGGTATCGAGGCGCCCACGCACTACGATTTCAAACACCTGCGCAACTCGCCCACCCAGCTGCGCGAGTTCTTCGAGAAGGTCGGCTGGACGCGCATCGTCGCCTTCCAGACGCGCAACCCCATGCACCGCGCCCACCAGGAACTCACGTTCCGGGCCGCCCAGGAGGCCGAGGCCAACCTGCTGATCCACCCGGTCGTCGGCATGACCAAGCCGGGCGATATCGACCACTTCACGCGGGTGCGCTGCTACGAACTCATCCTCAAGCGCTACCCCGAGCAGACCACGTCACTTTCGCTGCTGCCGCTGGCCATGCGCATGGGCGGGCCGCGCGAGGCGGTCTGGCACGCCATCATCCGCAAGAACTACGGCTGCACCCACTTCATCGTCGGCCGCGACCACGCGGGCCCCGGCAAGAACTCCGCCGGCGAGGACTTCTACGGCCCCTACGACGCCCAGGACCTCATGGAGCGCTACCGCGACGAGCTGGGCATCGGCATGGTCCCGTTCAAGGAAATGGCGTTCGTCGAGGAGCGTGGCCAGTACGCTCCGGCCAGCGAGATCGACGCGAGCGAGACCGTCCTGAAGCTCTCCGGTACCGAGGTGCGCCGCCGCCTGGAAGAGGGGATCGACATCCCGGACTGGTTCTCCTATCCCGAGGTCGTCCAGGAACTGCGGCGCTCGCGCCCGCCGAAGAACCGCCAGGGCTTCACGGTCCTGTTCACCGGCCTCTCCGGCTCCGGCAAGTCGACCATCGCCCATGCGCTGCTCAGCAAGCTCATGGAACTCGGGGGCCGTCCGGTCACGCTGCTCGACGGCGACGTCGTGCGCAAACACCTGTCGAGCGAACTCGGCTTCTCGAAGGAACACCGCGAGCTCAACATCCAGCGCATCGGCTTCGTCGCCAGCGAGATCACCAAGAACGGCGGTATCGCGCTGTGTGCCCCGATCGCCCCGTACACGGCCACGCGCCGAATCGTACGCGAGATGATCGAGGCCGAGGGCGGCTTCGTCGAAGTCCACGTCGCCACACCGCTCGAGGTCTGTGAAGAACGCGACCGCAAGGGCCTCTACGCCCGCGCCCGCCGCGGCGAGATCAAGAACTTCACCGGCATCTCGGACCCCTACGAGGAACCGCAGAATCCCGAAATCCGCCTCGACACCCAGGACGTCAGCCCCGACCAGGCGGCGCACGATATCGTGCTGAAGCTCGAGAAGATGGGGTACATTAAGTAG
- a CDS encoding UDP-glucose dehydrogenase family protein, whose product MNVTVFGSGYVGLVTGACLADAGNKVLCVDIDPDRVERLKRGELPIYEPGLADLITGARELGHIDFTTDAARAVAHAEVQFIAVGTPSDEDGSADLKHVLAVARTIGEQMTAPKIVVTKSTVPVGTGDKVEAALREALDKRDADHRFDVVSNPEFLKEGAAVADFMKPDRIIVGGEDHDAIERLRELYVPFSRSHEKLIVMDRRSAELTKYAANAMLATKISFMNEMANLAERLGADIEHIRNGIGSDPRIGYSFIYPGCGYGGSCFPKDVKALEWTAREHGYQARLVQAVEAVNDDQKRTLVDKVQRHYDGNLKGRTFAIWGLAFKPNTDDMREAPSRVLMEALWKAGANVRAFDPEAMDECRRIYGERDDLTLCTTPEETLNGSDALVVVTEWKVFRSPDFELIHKKVADRVIFDGRNIYSPEFARRHGLMYYGIGRGRTSLETTSHRGA is encoded by the coding sequence ATGAACGTAACCGTCTTCGGCTCAGGCTACGTAGGCCTCGTCACCGGCGCCTGTCTCGCCGACGCCGGCAACAAAGTCCTCTGCGTCGACATCGACCCAGACCGCGTCGAGCGGCTGAAGCGCGGCGAACTCCCCATCTACGAGCCCGGCCTCGCCGACCTGATCACCGGTGCTCGCGAACTCGGCCACATCGACTTCACCACCGACGCCGCCCGCGCCGTCGCCCACGCCGAAGTCCAGTTCATCGCGGTCGGGACGCCCTCGGACGAGGATGGATCCGCCGACCTGAAGCACGTCCTCGCCGTCGCCCGTACCATCGGCGAGCAGATGACCGCGCCGAAGATCGTCGTGACCAAATCCACGGTCCCCGTCGGTACCGGCGACAAGGTCGAAGCGGCCCTGCGCGAAGCCCTCGACAAACGCGATGCCGACCACCGCTTCGACGTCGTCTCGAATCCGGAATTCCTGAAAGAGGGCGCCGCGGTCGCCGACTTCATGAAGCCCGACCGCATCATCGTCGGCGGCGAAGACCATGACGCCATCGAACGTCTGCGCGAACTGTACGTCCCGTTCTCGCGCAGTCACGAGAAACTGATCGTCATGGATCGCCGCTCCGCGGAACTGACCAAGTACGCGGCCAATGCCATGCTGGCCACCAAGATCAGCTTCATGAACGAGATGGCCAACCTGGCCGAGCGCCTCGGCGCCGACATCGAGCACATCCGCAACGGCATCGGCTCCGATCCCCGTATCGGCTACAGCTTCATCTACCCCGGCTGTGGCTACGGCGGCTCCTGCTTTCCCAAGGACGTAAAGGCGCTCGAATGGACCGCCCGCGAGCACGGCTACCAGGCCCGCCTCGTCCAGGCCGTCGAGGCCGTCAACGACGACCAGAAACGCACCCTCGTCGACAAGGTCCAGCGCCATTACGACGGCAATCTCAAGGGCCGCACCTTCGCCATCTGGGGCCTCGCCTTCAAACCCAACACCGACGACATGCGCGAAGCCCCCAGCCGTGTGCTTATGGAAGCCCTGTGGAAAGCCGGCGCCAACGTGCGCGCATTCGATCCTGAAGCGATGGACGAATGCCGGCGCATCTACGGCGAACGCGACGACCTGACCCTGTGTACCACGCCGGAAGAGACCCTGAACGGCAGCGACGCCTTGGTCGTCGTCACCGAGTGGAAAGTCTTCCGCAGTCCCGACTTCGAATTGATCCACAAAAAAGTGGCCGACCGCGTCATCTTCGATGGCCGTAACATCTACAGCCCCGAGTTTGCCAGGCGGCACGGCCTCATGTATTACGGTATCGGCCGTGGTCGGACCAGTCTTGAAACCACATCGCACCGGGGGGCTTAA
- a CDS encoding MFS transporter — translation MRMIAAEWRAAGALAGIYALRMLGLFLVLPVLALAARDFGGATSLLIGVAVGIYGLTQAALQIPFGFASDRFGRKRVIAVGLLLFAAGSALAAVADTITVLILGRALQGAGAIAAALMALAADLTRDGVRTRVMAIIGISIGASFSLALVVGPLVNAWFHLAGVFWLATGLGLLALLLLYTVVPTPRVQRVHRDARPSGAQLRAVLANATLLRLNGGIFVLHMIMTGTFVAAPLALDAVGLAAASHWEVYLPVFGGSLALMGPLVMLAERHDRTRPVFIVALALIAVAHAGLGVYGDTVFGIGLALLLFFAGFNVLEASLPALVSRAAPVAQKGTAMGVYSTCQFLGAFVGGVGAGLLEGIGGPPLVFAALGVAAAGWLFVARSMRVPPPVTSYVVPLDGEAGNNAENIARRLSGLPGVEEAVVVAEEGVAYLKVDRQTFDQTELQRAGFNK, via the coding sequence ATGCGGATGATCGCCGCGGAATGGCGCGCGGCCGGCGCGCTCGCGGGGATCTATGCCCTGCGCATGCTGGGCCTGTTTCTCGTGCTGCCGGTGCTGGCGCTGGCGGCGCGCGACTTCGGCGGCGCCACGTCGCTGCTGATCGGCGTGGCGGTCGGCATCTACGGCCTCACCCAGGCCGCGCTGCAGATCCCCTTCGGATTCGCCTCCGACCGCTTCGGCCGCAAGCGCGTGATCGCCGTCGGCCTGCTCCTGTTCGCCGCCGGCAGCGCGCTCGCCGCGGTGGCGGATACGATCACCGTCCTGATCCTCGGCCGGGCGCTGCAGGGCGCGGGCGCGATCGCCGCCGCCCTGATGGCGCTGGCGGCCGATCTCACCCGCGACGGCGTACGCACACGGGTGATGGCCATCATCGGCATCAGTATCGGCGCCTCCTTCTCGCTGGCCCTGGTCGTCGGCCCTCTGGTGAACGCCTGGTTTCATCTGGCGGGGGTGTTCTGGCTGGCCACCGGGCTCGGGCTGCTGGCGCTGCTCCTGCTGTATACCGTCGTGCCCACTCCGCGCGTTCAGCGGGTGCACCGGGATGCCCGCCCCTCCGGCGCGCAACTGCGCGCCGTGCTCGCGAATGCAACGCTGCTGCGCCTCAACGGCGGCATCTTCGTCCTGCACATGATCATGACCGGCACGTTCGTCGCCGCGCCGCTGGCGCTGGACGCGGTCGGCCTCGCCGCGGCCAGCCACTGGGAGGTGTATCTGCCGGTATTCGGCGGCTCGCTCGCGCTGATGGGCCCCTTGGTGATGCTGGCCGAGCGCCACGATCGCACGCGGCCGGTGTTCATCGTCGCGCTGGCGCTGATCGCCGTCGCCCATGCCGGGCTCGGCGTATACGGCGATACGGTCTTCGGGATCGGTCTGGCGCTGCTGCTGTTCTTTGCCGGCTTCAACGTCCTGGAGGCCAGCCTGCCGGCGCTGGTCTCCCGGGCCGCGCCGGTTGCGCAGAAGGGGACCGCGATGGGCGTGTATTCGACCTGCCAGTTCCTCGGCGCCTTCGTCGGCGGTGTCGGGGCCGGGTTGCTCGAAGGCATCGGCGGCCCGCCCCTCGTATTCGCCGCCCTCGGCGTCGCCGCCGCCGGCTGGCTGTTCGTAGCCCGCTCCATGCGCGTACCGCCCCCCGTTACCAGCTACGTCGTCCCGCTCGATGGCGAGGCGGGCAACAACGCCGAGAACATCGCACGACGCCTGTCCGGCCTGCCCGGCGTCGAGGAGGCCGTGGTCGTCGCCGAAGAAGGCGTCGCCTACCTCAAAGTCGACCGCCAGACCTTCGACCAGACCGAACTGCAGCGAGCCGGCTTCAACAAGTAG
- a CDS encoding nucleotide sugar dehydrogenase yields MSLPPLDQARVGIVGLGYVGLPLAVEFAKHFETVGFDIKSDRIAHLREGRDDTREVTADELADADRLHLTDDPAALRGCDIFVVTVPTPIDAHRQPDMRPLLGASETIGRVIGKGAIVVYESTVYPGATEDVCIPVVERVSGLAYNTDFYAGYSPERINPGDREHRVSGIMKVTSGSTPEVAEYVDALYARVITAGTHRAGSIRVAEAAKVIENTQRDVNIALINELAVLFDRLGLDTEDVLRAAGTKWNFLPFRPGLVGGHCIGVDPYYLTHKAQSVGHHPEMILAGRRLNDSMGEYITSRVIKLMLQRRLQIVDSKILVLGLAFKENCPDLRNTRVTDIIREFRSYSAAVTVHDPNVDRDEAMHEYGLALADVDELGEGAFDAVVLAVAHQQFRDLGAEKLRRWLKPDGVLFDVKYALDRDVVDGRL; encoded by the coding sequence ATGTCGCTCCCCCCGCTCGATCAGGCCCGCGTCGGCATCGTGGGCCTTGGCTACGTCGGCCTCCCGCTGGCGGTCGAATTCGCGAAGCACTTCGAGACCGTCGGTTTCGATATCAAAAGCGATCGCATCGCCCATCTGCGCGAAGGGCGTGACGACACGCGCGAGGTCACGGCCGATGAGCTCGCCGACGCCGATCGCCTCCACCTCACCGACGACCCCGCGGCGCTGCGCGGCTGCGATATCTTCGTCGTCACCGTGCCCACGCCCATCGATGCCCATCGCCAGCCGGATATGCGGCCGCTGCTGGGCGCCAGCGAGACCATCGGACGGGTGATCGGCAAAGGCGCGATCGTCGTCTACGAATCCACCGTCTACCCGGGCGCGACCGAAGACGTCTGCATCCCGGTCGTCGAGCGCGTATCCGGCCTCGCGTACAACACGGACTTCTACGCGGGCTACAGCCCCGAGCGCATCAACCCCGGTGACCGTGAGCACCGTGTCAGCGGCATCATGAAGGTGACGTCCGGCTCGACGCCGGAAGTCGCCGAGTACGTCGATGCGCTCTATGCCCGCGTCATCACCGCCGGCACGCATCGCGCCGGCAGCATCCGCGTCGCCGAGGCCGCCAAGGTCATCGAGAACACCCAGCGCGACGTCAACATCGCGCTCATCAACGAACTCGCGGTCCTGTTCGATCGCCTCGGGCTCGATACCGAGGACGTGCTGCGCGCCGCCGGCACCAAGTGGAACTTCCTGCCGTTCCGCCCGGGCCTGGTCGGCGGGCACTGCATCGGCGTCGACCCGTATTACCTCACGCACAAGGCGCAGTCCGTCGGCCATCATCCCGAGATGATCCTCGCGGGCCGCCGCCTGAACGACAGCATGGGCGAGTACATCACCTCGCGCGTAATCAAGCTCATGCTCCAGCGCCGCCTGCAGATCGTCGACTCGAAGATCCTGGTGCTCGGGCTTGCGTTCAAGGAGAACTGCCCTGATCTGCGCAACACGCGCGTGACGGATATTATCCGGGAATTCCGCAGCTACAGCGCCGCGGTGACCGTGCACGATCCCAACGTCGATCGCGATGAAGCGATGCACGAGTACGGCCTCGCACTCGCGGACGTGGACGAACTCGGCGAGGGCGCCTTCGACGCCGTCGTCCTGGCCGTCGCGCACCAGCAGTTCCGCGACCTGGGCGCCGAAAAGCTCCGCCGCTGGCTCAAGCCCGATGGCGTGCTGTTCGACGTCAAATACGCACTCGATCGCGATGTGGTCGACGGGCGCCTGTGA
- a CDS encoding NAD-dependent epimerase, producing the protein MKVLVTGAAGFIGYHVAQVLLERGDTVVGLDNLNDYYDVTLKEARLARLQPHERFRFEHVDVADRPAMERVFGDGFDRVIHLAAQAGVRYSIENPHSYIDSNVVGFMNILEGCRYNAVEHLTYASTSSVYGANTAMPFSESQGVNHPLAIYAATKKANEMMAHSYAHLFRLPTTGLRFFTVYGPWGRPDMALFKFTKAILNGEPIDVFNYGEHKRDFTFVDDIAQGVVAANDHTAEPDPDWDSDNPDPASSNAPYRIYNIGNNKPVDLMRYIEVLEQELGRSVERNLLPMQPGDVPDTWADASALQRDCGYSPDTPVEEGVRRFVQWYRDYYGV; encoded by the coding sequence ATGAAAGTCCTCGTCACCGGCGCCGCCGGCTTCATCGGCTATCACGTCGCCCAGGTGCTGCTCGAGCGCGGCGACACCGTCGTCGGGCTGGACAACCTCAACGATTACTACGACGTCACGCTCAAAGAGGCGCGACTTGCCCGCTTGCAGCCGCATGAGCGGTTCCGTTTCGAGCACGTCGATGTGGCCGACCGCCCGGCGATGGAGCGCGTCTTCGGTGACGGCTTTGACCGCGTCATCCACCTCGCAGCCCAGGCCGGCGTGCGCTATTCCATCGAGAACCCGCATTCGTACATCGACAGCAACGTCGTCGGCTTCATGAACATCCTCGAGGGCTGTCGCTACAACGCCGTCGAACACCTGACCTACGCCTCGACCAGCTCCGTCTACGGCGCCAATACCGCCATGCCGTTCTCCGAGAGCCAGGGCGTCAATCACCCGCTCGCCATCTACGCCGCCACCAAAAAGGCGAACGAGATGATGGCGCACAGCTACGCACACCTGTTCCGGCTGCCGACCACCGGCCTGCGCTTCTTTACCGTCTACGGCCCCTGGGGCCGCCCGGACATGGCGCTGTTCAAGTTCACCAAAGCGATCCTGAACGGTGAGCCGATCGACGTCTTCAACTACGGCGAGCACAAACGCGATTTCACCTTCGTCGACGACATCGCCCAGGGCGTCGTGGCCGCCAATGACCACACCGCCGAACCGGATCCCGACTGGGACAGCGATAACCCCGACCCGGCCAGCAGCAACGCCCCGTACCGCATCTACAACATCGGCAACAACAAGCCGGTCGACCTGATGCGCTACATCGAAGTGCTGGAACAGGAACTCGGCCGCAGCGTCGAGAGAAACCTCCTCCCCATGCAGCCCGGCGACGTGCCCGACACCTGGGCCGACGCCAGCGCCCTCCAGCGCGACTGCGGTTACAGTCCCGACACCCCGGTGGAAGAGGGCGTGCGCCGGTTCGTGCAGTGGTACCGCGACTACTACGGCGTCTGA